From Rhea pennata isolate bPtePen1 unplaced genomic scaffold, bPtePen1.pri scaffold_151, whole genome shotgun sequence, a single genomic window includes:
- the LOC134154189 gene encoding uncharacterized protein LOC134154189: MWPPLIPVWAPPSQYGSPHPSMGSSIPVWAPPSQYGSPHPSVGSSIPIWASPSQYGSPHPSVGSSIPVRAPPSQYGSPHPSVGSSIPVWVPSSQYGLLHPNMGPLIPVRVPSSQCGLLHPSTGPLIPVWAPPSQYGSPHPSVGSSIPVWAPPSQYGSPHPSMGSSIPVWAPPCQYGSPHPSVGSSIPVRAPPCQYGSPHPSVGSSIPVRAPPSQYGSPHPSMGSSIPIWVPSSQYGLLHPSMGSSIPVWVPSSQCGLLYPSTGSSMPVWVPSSQCGLLYPSTGSSIPVWVPSSQYGLLHPNMGPLIPVWAPPSQYGLLHPSMGPLIPVWAPLSQYGLLHPSMGPLIPVWAPPSQYGSPHPSMGSSIPVWAPPSQYGSPHPSVGSSIPVRAPPCQYGSPHPSVGSSIPVRAPPSQYGSPHPSTGSSIPIWVPSSQYGLLHPSTGSSIPYGSPHPSTGSSIPVWAPPSQYGSPHPSVGSSIPVRAPPSQYGSPHPSVGFSIPVWASPSHTVAPYQYSSLNPSVAPTSQFSPSMALFIPITAPPSQYSSSIPSMVPYGSSSDPPNPSMDTLFPYGPSIDPHPQYGLPIPVWPQYHPSSPVWPLHDPPYSQYGPSIPSVAPTPSIPVYPPNPQYGSSMDPASTLQPQYGPPIPSMVPV, translated from the exons ATGTGGCCGCCCCTCATCCCAGTGTGGGCTCCTCCATCCCAGTATGGGTCCCCTCATCCCAGTATGGGCTCCTCCATCCCAGTGTGGGCTCCTCCATCCCAGTACGGGTCCCCTCATCCCAGTGTGGGCTCCTCCATCCCAATATGGGCTTCTCCATCCCAGTACGGGTCCCCTCATCCCAGTGTGGGCTCCTCCATCCCAGTACGGGCTCCTCCATCCCAGTACGGGTCCCCTCATCCCAGTGTGGGCTCCTCCATCCCAGTATGGGTCCCCTCATCCCAGTATGGGCTCCTCCATCCCAATATGGGTCCCCTCATCCCAGTACGGGTCCCCTCATCCCAGTGTGGGCTCCTCCATCCCAGTACGGGTCCCCTCATCCCAGTGTGGGCTCCTCCATCCCAGTACGGGTCCCCTCATCCCAGTGTGGGCTCCTCCATCCCAGTATGGGCTCCTCCATCCCAGTATGGGTCCCCTCATCCCAGTATGGGCTCCTCCATCCCAGTATGGGCTCCTCCATGCCAGTATGGGTCCCCTCATCCCAGTGTGGGCTCCTCTATCCCAGTACGGGCTCCTCCATGCCAGTATGGGTCCCCTCATCCCAGTGTGGGCTCCTCTATCCCAGTACGGGCTCCTCCATCCCAGTATGGGTCCCCTCATCCCAGTATGGGCTCCTCCATCCCAATATGGGTCCCCTCATCCCAGTATGGGCTCCTCCATCCCAGTATGGGCTCCTCCATCCCAGTATGGGTCCCCTCATCCCAGTGTGGGCTCCTCTATCCCAGTACGGGCTCCTCCATGCCAGTATGGGTCCCCTCATCCCAGTGTGGGCTCCTCTATCCCAGTACGGGCTCCTCCATCCCAGTATGGGTCCCCTCATCCCAGTACGGGCTCCTCCATCCCAATATGGGTCCCCTCATCCCAGTATGGGCTCCTCCATCCCAGTACGGGCTCCTCCATCCCAGTATGGGTCCCCTCATCCCAGTGTGGGCTCCTCTATCCCAGTACGGGCTCCTCCATCCCAGTATGGGTCCCCTCATCCCAGTATGGGCTCCTCCATCCCAATATGGGTCCCCTCATCCCAGTATGGGCTCCTCCATCCCAGTATGGGCTCCTCCATCCCAATATGGGTCCCCTCATCCCAGTGTGGGCTCCTCTATCCCAGTACGGGCTCCTCCATGCCAGTATGGGTCCCCTCATCCCAGTGTGGGCTCCTCTATCCCAGTACGGGCTCCTCCATCCCAGTATGGGTCCCCTCATCCCAGTACGGGCTCCTCCATCCCAATATGGGTCCCCTCATCCCAGTATGGGCTCCTCCATCCCAGTACGGGCTCCTCCATCCCA TATGGGTCCCCTCATCCCAGTACGGGCTCCTCCATCCCAGTATGGGCTCCTCCATCCCAGTATGGGTCCCCTCATCCCAGTGTGGGCTCCTCCATCCCAGTACGGGCTCCTCCATCCCAGTACGGGTCCCCTCATCCCAGTGTGGGCTTCTCCATCCCAGTATGGGCTTCTCCATCCCA TACGGTTGCACCGTACCAGTACAGCTCCCTCAATCCCAGTGTGGCCCCAACATCCCAGTTCAGCCCCAGTATGGCCCTCTTCATCCCCATCACAGCCCCGCCATCCCAGTATAGCTCTTCCATCCCCAGTATGGTCCCA TATGGCTCCAGTTCGGACCCCCCCAATCCCAGTATGGATACTCTGTTCCCA TATGGCCCCAGTATAGACCCACATCCCCAGTATGGACTGCCCATCCCAGTGTGGCCCCAGTACCACCCCTCATCCCCAGTATGGCCCCTGCATGACCCCCCGTATTCCCAGTATGGCCCATCCATCCCCAGTGTGGCCCCG ACCCCTTCAATCCCAGTATACCCTCCCAATCCCCAGTACGGCTCCAGTATGGACCCTGCATCCACACTGCAGCCCCAGTATGGACCCCCCATCCCCAGTATGGTCCCAGTATGA
- the LOC134154191 gene encoding basic proline-rich protein-like produces MEETRGPQPRLLPPLRKEKCRLEGQLQRLAARLPAGSWESNGFAAAAPAEDPAATTVTAAAAVTATSPPGGPGARGAPAVAAAATPPHRPHHYGRPFHPSYRKSFRPGGPTKEWGPSPNGHGPPEAAPRGGGGGWAGPRRGCPPPASASSSSSSSSSSSSPSPERRAPAAPPEAWLLFRPPPAFPVDSSRARTIPKISYASKLKENLERPPPLPPPTVPASALRTAAPGLPHGGPPAATASSSSSSSSSSSPPLPPDPGRPAQPHLGAIFQNEWGLSFINEPGAGGPGAEAGAWGAAAAAAAVGPGAEGMSPPDWEAAHSYHTEAWDHIWKVHRQAPGKVTVYADPLDGKG; encoded by the exons atggAGGAGACGCGCGGGCCGCAGCCGCGGCTCCTGCCGCCGCTGCGCAAGGAGAAGTGCCGGCTCGAGGGGCAGCTGCAGCGCCTCGCCGCCCGCCTGCCCGCAG GCTCGTGGGAGTCCAACGGCTtcgcggcagcggcgcccgccgAGGACCCCGCGGCGACGACGGTgacggcggcggcagcggtgACGGCGACGAGccccccgggcggccccggggcgcggggggccccggCTGTGGCGGCGGCAGCgacccccccccaccgcccccacCACTACGGCCGCCCCTTCCACCCCTCCTACCGCAAGAGCTTCCGCCCCGGCGGCCCCACCAAGGAGTGGGGGCCCAGCCCCAACGGGCACGGCCCCCCCGAggcggccccccgcggcggcggcggcggctgggccggcccgcgccgcggctgccccccgcccgcctccgcctcctcctcttcctcctcctcctcctcctcctcctcgccctcGCCggagcggcgggcgccggcggcgccgcccgaggcctggctgctcttccgcccgccgcccgccttcCCCGTGGACAGCAGCCGGGCTCGCACCATCCCCAAGATCAGCTACGCCAGCAAGCTCAAGGAGAACCTggagcgcccgccgccgctgccgccccccaCCGTGCCCGCCTCGGCCCTCCGCACGGCCGCCCCCGgcctgccccacggcggccCGCCGGCGGCCACCgcctcctcctcatcctcctcgtcctcctcctcctcgccgccgctgccgccggaccccgggcgcccggcccagccccacCTGGGCGCCATCTTCCAGAACGAGTGGGGGCTCTCGTTCATCAACGAGCCGGGCgctggggggccgggggctgaGGCTGGGGCctggggggcggcggcggcagcggcggcggtggggcccGGCGCTGAGGGCATGAGCCCCCCCGACTGGGAGGCTGCCCACAGCTACCACACGGAAG CTTGGGATCATATATGGAAAGTGCACAGACAAG cccccggcaaGGTGACGGTCTACGCGGACCCCCTGGACGGGAAGGGTTAA